Within Spinacia oleracea cultivar Varoflay chromosome 4, BTI_SOV_V1, whole genome shotgun sequence, the genomic segment GAATATTTGAGCCACCTCCACCCTCATAAATTATGCCACTTAGCTATATGTGAATGTCGCTTAATTTAAAGTCAGATGTTGCTATCAAACCAATACGAAGTACGAAGTAAGTTGTTCCATAAAGATCTGATACTATTCCATTAAGTCTTCCAACAAAACCACTAATGATGCCACAATATACTTCTTTTAATCGTTCAAGAACCATTTTTAGCAAAACAATAAGGCTTCAAATAAACAAGTTGTGCCTTTGGAGATGCTCTAGGGAGCTGCAGCAGATCTAGTAACACCAAATTCTTTGAAGCAGCACCACAATAATTTCCACAGTTGAAGAAGAACTTCTCTAGCACGACTGATATAGCAAGCACATACTCAATGAATTTCAGCTCTGCAAATGATCCTTTAATATCTGTAACTTTAACCTTCAGAAGATGGGCCAACTTGAAGTTGTCATCATACTCAACTTTCGGCAGCAGAGCAATTTTGTCTGATTTAAACTGTGCAAATGAAGCAATCGGTTTATTAAACAAGTGAAATATATTTTGCAACAAAAGATTACAGATACTATATTATTATACTTGTCTTCTCTGTTGCAAATTAAAAGCtagtatatactccgtactcaCCGAAATGTCAAGTTCCTTGATGTAAGGACAGCTCTGAATCATGCGAAAAACAAAACGGTAAACACCTGCGCGACCCAAGTCCAGTTTCGTCAAACAAAGCTTACTGAGGTGGCTAAATGTCAGAGGAAATGATTTTGCAACACCACCTGTAGCCAAGAACTTGCATGACAATAGAAAATCATATAAGATTAAATGTAATTGACCTAAACAATATCAACAAAATGATCACTTTCTTGCagttatactccgtatattacaAAAAGCAATGTGTTTTACCTGATATATGTCATGACCCCCAAAATGAAGATGTTGAAGTTGACATGAAGTAGCAAGATCCTTAAAAGAGTCCAAACCAATGCAATTTAAAAGTTGTAACAGTTTAAGCCTGGGACAATTTGCGATCACACTCCCAAACATATCAAGTTTGCATTCAATATTGAGTAGCTTAAGACTGTGAAGATTAGCAAAGCCCCTGAAGTGACGAGGTGGAGGATTCAGTACAAAATACCAGAGTTCCAATTTCTCCAACTCTTTGCATGCGAAAATATGAGAAGGTATAGGGATATGTTTagaattataatttataagacATATTTTTTTGACAGAGGTTCTTGAAAGAAAAGATAGCCATTGACTGAGATTGATGCATTCTCCGTTCACATACATTGGAACATAGAAATAGAACTTCTGTAAAGGGCCGTTGAGATGGAGGAGTACATTGCTAACAATTCTGCTCACTTTTTCTGCTACATGGTTAGCTTGTATAGGATGTGATCCTCTGATTTCTTCCCAGAAAGTTGAATCAAAGGCAAGATGCCTAAGAGACAACCAATTATCATTCCATTTTGTTGACAGCACGCTCATCCTAGCTGCCATTTTAATTGGCAACCGTTTCATAATTTTTTCAGTGGCGATTGGTGGCAGATTACTGATTAAATCTGGATTCGCTTCATCAGTAACTTTCATAGAAAATTTTGAAGAAGCCATTTGACAGTTTGGCACTCACTGCTGAGAGATTGAATCACCCGAAATGTAGCTTTATAAATACCTTCAATTCGCAAGTTTTGATGAATTTACAAGAGTTACAACATGCAGCTTTTATTGGAACCAACAACAACATTTAAACTGTTAAATCAAAGGTCCACTAACATTAACTTTTTATTTCGTTTCCCGGTGTTGATTCATTGAACAAACGAATTAACTTTAATTAATGTTGGGGAGAAGCCGAGAAGTTCAACTCTAAGGTTCATCCCACACAATACTATTATTATCTCATTAAACAACCAAAAATCTTGATTCATTGGAACAACCACAACacttcaactgttaaacttccGTCCAATGAAACAATACTAGCTACTTTTACAATTCTATTTTTAAACTAGCTACTAGTATAGTACCTGTGCAATTGCACGGTTTAATAAGTTGAAATATTAAGTTTAGAACAATTTAAAATCTATTTACACATAATTTGTACTTTTCAATGgaactaaataattaaataaggggTAATATAGAACTTCTTTAGTTAAAATCAACTACTTTACGTATGGAAAATTCATCAATGATGCAGTGGGAAATTAAATTTTAAGCTTGATCTTATTTTTGCTTAAGTACAACGCGAAACATAATATCGTAATTTTATCCGACCTGCTAATATCTATGTTTTTGGAAGATCAATCTACATTACACTTTGACTCGCGTCGTTCCTCAAAAATTTATCTATTTGTAATCTTTCATGTGTAGTAAATGTTTATATTTTCAATTGATTATCGGAAtgtgtaatttcaaaatatttataATACGTAACTAAATATATTATGCGGATTGTGTGCACGGTAACCTGTGAAAAAGTGAAACATAAACAACTTTCTGAAACGATACAATATAGTCACAATTTTGTAAAAATACCTTCTCAACATTTAAAATAGGGTGTGATATGTCATCATATATTTTAGGCACCTCTACCTTTAGGGTGCATTTCATTATCCTGATGATACGGATCGGAGTACTACGTATTTGTGATGGTGTAGACACCAATTAATTTCCTTGTGTGATTATCTAATATATTATCACCCACTAGGCGTTACCTAATAGTttgagaaaatatatatttctggCTTACCTAATACTAAGCAAAATACCAAATAAcacatacttcctccattttttaataattgcaccatcttggttttatcactattcacatattcttatatagttaatttttgtgatttatatgtaaggaaaaatatattcatgtgggatcttgttagattcgtctcgaaatatactttcGAATGAtcaaatttgtataattttttaaaaggtataatgagagatattgGTGATTAAAATAgtacattggcaagcgtgaaatctcagatggtgcaattaaaaaaaaaaatggaggaagtacattACTTCTACAGATACATTACAAAATACAATACTTATACAATACTTCATTTCTGGCTTTCTATATCAAATGTTAAGGCTATTTTAATGTCACTCTTACTCTTCAAACTTCTTTTTTTAACAGGCTGAATATTTGCACAAGGAAGGTCGGATAAGTGATGAGATGCTCTTTCTAGGGCGTGGTCCAATGGAAACTGCTATGTGCTTTGGTGGTTACATCACAAATGGATTTAAATTTCATTCGGAAGAGCGTGATAGAGGCTTAGTAACACAAAATAGTGGAGTAGTTGTGATTGGTGAAGTTGATATGAGCAATAACTTCTTGGACTACTACGGGGTGCTAACACAAGTTGTGAGTTTGCAATACTTGGGTGCTAAACGTGTGACGTTGTTTCGTTGCCGGTGGTATGATGTGCATGATACTGAGAATGGGATGAAGATCGATGAATATGGTACAGTGAGCATCAATTGTCGTCGCCTTTTGAAAACAGACGAACCATTTGTGTTAGCTAGTCAAGCATCACAAGCTTTTTATGTTGTTGACAATGCTAATAAGGGTTGGCATGTAGCTGAGAAAACACAACCTAGGGACTTCTATCAAACAATATCAAAGTGCAATGATGATACAAATGAGACAGACAACGAAAATGAGGCGTTTCAGTTAAATGAGTCCGAACGATTTCTTCCAGAGTGGCTTCCACATGTTTCCTTTGAGAAAGGTGGTAAGATCTGTAATGCAATTGGAGAAGGTGAGCCCATAATTGTTGATAAAAGTGAGATAAAAAGGAGGCGAAAACAGAAAACAAGTGGAAGTTCCAAGAGAAGTAGAACCTAAAACGATCAAGTGTCATTTGTAAATAAGTAATATAAGTATATACATTTTGTTTGTATTGATTTCTTTCAATATACATATTATTAACTGTCATAAatattacggatttttcatgaaatacccccgaattatggcataattcaccaaatgcccctcgactttcagaaattcaccaaatgcccctcacaaatgacttaatacccaaaatacccttactaatgacgcgccgttagtcctccgttagcctaatttttaaattcaccaaatacccctattttataacttatttcatataatacccctattctgaaacttaattcaccaaatacacataacttaaaattacccattttgatgctcagcggctagtttttatgtttgaaaattagccgttgcttattgtttgcttataaaaaccccttttctgactatttattgtagtttttctattgttttgttaatttcatatcatttttgtcatgagttttctttcaaaatcatcatccacacccatgaatccacatatgtaagagtcccaaacaatttctaatattatgggaggaaatttccatctgaggctccgatacaacactcagtaagtttcaattatgatccaataagttcaggcctcatccagtaaagacaatgcactttagctgagcaaaaggccaaaaaaccccattttcaaagggatcttatgtaagtgaagctgaagtaattcaatctaaagctaacaccttaattttcttattgtccgaatggtaaagaaactaagaaatcaagttcaataacacatacatttttatcacaacctcgatttcaacttggattcatgatgtgaaaatcttgagtttggaggcaaatctttgtgccaagattcatgttttttcactggttcatgagctttggaacataccttagtttcattttttttttcttgttccctcaaatccaaaaatagacatttgtccataaatctgaccatgtcaataggacctagctcaaaagaaaagtgggaaaacctttatgcctcgactgtaaggttgagagaaagttaggagattgaagaaagatgtttggaggcagtagagacaggagacaaaagggagttaacgttaaatatgtggcatggaagcaatagaagccgaggtagctggaacatatgcgttagaataaaattaataagagctttatttttaatctgtttgcatatgttaaagatatttcccatattgaaaaaggaataccttccgattgcatggtaaatataattaattggtcacataaagaataaggtacaaaagaagtagctattttcttgaagagttgcgacgttttgaggtattttaggagtgttttatgttttagtgttgtaccggagcttcagattgagtgttgtatcagatattcggatgtcaaattttctcccatgataacaaaatttatttgggactcttacatatgtggactcattgggtgtggatgatgattttgaaagaaaactcatgacaaaaatgatatgaaattaacaaaataataggaaaactacaataaaccgtcagaaaaagagtatttataagcaaacaataagcaacggctaattttcaaacacaaaaactagccgttgagcatcaaaatgagtaattttaagttattggtatttggtgaattaagtttctgaataagggtatttggtgaaataagtattaaaataggggtatttggtgaatttgaaaattaggttaacggaggactaacggcgcatcattagtaagggtattttgggtattaagtcatttgtgaggggcatttggtgaatttctgaaagtcgaggggcatttggtgaattacgccaaaattctggggtatttcatgaaaaatccgtaaatatTATTAACTGTTCTTTTGGTAATATTGCAGAATAATATGGCCCCTTTTGCAAAAATAAAGGAAATACTTGGTAGGAGTCGCATGAATAGTAGAGGTAAAGAAATAAATCAACAAGCCCAGGATATTTCGTTCGAAGATGACTTGGACAGTCTCTTACAAGGTCAGATTATGTGATTTATTTCTTGTTGTATCAGATTTTGTGATTTATTGCTTGTTTTATTTGGATAAGCCTGTTTCTAATTAATTTATGTGTTTATCAAGTAGGTCAAGAAGAAAATACTAACACTATTGGAGCTAGCTCTTCTTCAAGTGCTTCGGAAAAGACGAAGAAACTCAATCTAGCACCTCGAGGAAGAAACAAGTGCAAGAAGGCTGCACATCTTTCAGCTGGGAATAAACTTCGGGTAGCCTTTTATGAAGGTCGAGTAGTGGGTGATGATGGAAATGAATTCACAAGGTATATTGGGAAAATTGTTCGTAACCCCAATTTGTGTCCTGTGAGAGTTCACAAATGGGAAGATTTGGAGTCAGATAATGTAGAACATATGTGGGCTGTTTTACAGGTATGAATATTTTCTTTTAAGTAGTCTTCTTTAATTACATGCTACTGTACTTTTATGAACCAAAATCACAGGGTGTTCACTGTCACAATGTCACCCTAAACTCTGATGCGTTCTGTTCAGTTTCCTTCCTTAGATCATTCATTATAGCATGTAGGCATCTGAAGATGGAAAAGTGTGTGAGAATTGAGAAGTGACAGCTCCGGTGTCACATCTTGTTGATATACTGTTATAACATAGAATCAGGAAAACCTGTGAACCCCTAATACTAGCTGTCTGCCTTCAGTATCACTGCCCACTTTCAGTAAATAAAATGACATACATATCTTGCCCTGTTTCTCTGAGTTTTACATATCTTACATGTGATATGATACAGCAAAGACACTGATCCAAACAAATAATACTAGGAGATAAATCTTCATTAGTATTTTCTGTATTTGGTACGGAGTATGAAGTTAGGATATGCTTGTGATGATGAAATCTGCTGAGTTCATTGATATTATATCAGCTATAAACAATTGCACTGTAATGGTAATGCTATAATTTTGAATACTTCTAGGAGAAGTTTGAGAGCGAGGATATGGAAAAAGAGCGTACCTCTACAATTAATCATATGAAGGAAATTTGGAGGAAATGGCGGGGTCAAATGTTTCAAGATCACGTAAAGAACAAGTCCATGGGAGAAGCTATAAAGAGGGTGCCAAGGAACATGGATAAGTATGATTGGGAATGGCTTGTGAGAGTTCATTACCATAGTGACAACTATAAGGTTTCATCCGTGCACTTTCTTCATTGTATTTATCCCAATGATACATTAATTCATGCTTTATTTCATCATTGTATTTCAGAAAATCGGTGGGAAAAATTCTAAAAACAGAGGTGCAGTAACCATGCCACAGCGTACGGGAAGTAAGCCATTTCGACAAATAAAGTATGACATGGTAATATGACATCCATACGAAAATAATGTTTACATCAATTACTTTGTTTTCTAGAAGTGTGATATATTGATTGAATTTTTTGTAGGGTGGAAGTTCTGGAAATCCTCCAAGTTTTGAGAAGTTTTGGTTCGACACTCACAAAACAGGAAATATCATAGACAAGCCCGAAACTGTGGAAAAACATGTAAGTTTATCTGTAGTATGATTGGGTATGTTTCTAACTGTAGTCACCTCTTTGATTTGTAAAAGCTTCCATGGAGTTTATAGAACAGATATAATCTCTGAGTCTCTTCCATAGCATTTGATAGCTGTCAGATAATCAGAAAATACTTGTCAGATAATCAGACTTGAGCAAGTTTCATAGGTTTACAGATTTACAGCTGATTCAAAGCTTGTATCTCTAGTTAAGTCTTGGCTCATTTGTTTCACAAGGGGTCATGTATCTCTATCCTATAAGACAGCTCCTGTTGTTAGTGTCCCCTGCAATGTTTTTGTTCTGTAACAGTCAGTTATAACAGAAACAGGTTCAAACAACAACCATAGAAAGAACTGAGATGCAAACTTAGGTTTATGAGGAAAAAACTTACCATAGAAAGTAGTAAATTCCTGGAACAATCTACATTTAAAAACAAAGACAGAATACATAATCTTATTCAGAGAAACAGCTGCCATAAGAACTTACAGTGGTTTTTATAACAACTTACAGTTATGTGAAATAAGAAGCTGAAAATATGAAACTGTGAAACCGTATTGGATATTGCAAATAACTTGATTTTTAATTCTTAAAGGAAATGATCAAGAAGACAATTCAAGAAAATCCAGAGATGGAGGTATTTGATGTTATAGAAGAATGTTTTGGGAGGCAAAATAAAGGATATGTGGCTGGGTATGGTGGTTCTGTCAAGCCTAAGGATCTAAGAGGACCTCTACCAAACAGATTTGACCTTGAAATGAAGTTAAAACAAGCCGGAAAAGTTAATGAAGTGTTACTGGGAAGAATATAACAT encodes:
- the LOC110777893 gene encoding uncharacterized protein, with translation MAPFAKIKEILGRSRMNSRGKEINQQAQDISFEDDLDSLLQGQEENTNTIGASSSSSASEKTKKLNLAPRGRNKCKKAAHLSAGNKLRVAFYEGRVVGDDGNEFTRYIGKIVRNPNLCPVRVHKWEDLESDNVEHMWAVLQEKFESEDMEKERTSTINHMKEIWRKWRGQMFQDHVKNKSMGEAIKRVPRNMDKYDWEWLVRVHYHSDNYKKIGGKNSKNRGAVTMPQRTGSKPFRQIKYDMGGSSGNPPSFEKFWFDTHKTGNIIDKPETVEKHEMIKKTIQENPEMEVFDVIEECFGRQNKGYVAGYGGSVKPKDLRGPLPNRFDLEMKLKQAGKVNEVLLGRI